The following are encoded together in the Synergistales bacterium genome:
- the dctP gene encoding TRAP transporter substrate-binding protein DctP yields the protein MASLMVVAFAFGAFAAEPEYTLRFAGSYAPDHPGTATQYAIAEEVAEKTDGKVKIEVYPASQLGDYVQVYEDVIRGSVDMGYFYITGQYNQMLEICSMPYLTTSWEGLKDVFSPGSFWYETYEEAHAKVGVQLLGVYVDSFISLATVKEPADPFDPEANHEILVRIPPSELYKVTMKDLNYDTVTINWSDLYTAMQTGVCDGYIGGTASLNYFTFRDLIKNFFPVRMFVENVSYIMNKDLFEEMPEEYSRIILEACQKQASKSIVEARKQEEKYQRKLAEEHDVVIHDVSQEEIDALAAHVRKVSWPKFSKMFGEEVIEGLLEDVQQ from the coding sequence GTGGCTTCGCTTATGGTTGTTGCTTTTGCCTTTGGGGCCTTCGCGGCCGAACCGGAGTACACGCTGCGGTTTGCCGGGAGCTATGCACCAGACCATCCGGGGACGGCGACCCAGTACGCCATTGCCGAGGAGGTCGCCGAGAAGACCGACGGCAAGGTGAAGATCGAGGTCTACCCGGCCAGCCAGCTTGGGGACTATGTCCAGGTCTACGAGGATGTCATCCGGGGCAGCGTCGATATGGGCTATTTCTATATCACCGGCCAGTACAACCAGATGCTGGAGATCTGCAGCATGCCCTACCTGACCACGAGCTGGGAGGGGCTGAAAGACGTCTTCTCGCCGGGTTCCTTCTGGTACGAGACCTACGAGGAGGCCCACGCCAAGGTGGGGGTGCAGCTGCTGGGTGTCTATGTGGACAGCTTTATCTCCCTGGCCACGGTGAAGGAACCTGCCGATCCCTTTGATCCCGAGGCGAACCACGAGATCCTGGTACGGATTCCCCCGTCGGAGCTCTACAAGGTGACCATGAAGGATCTGAACTACGACACGGTCACGATCAACTGGTCCGATCTCTATACCGCGATGCAGACCGGTGTCTGCGACGGCTACATCGGCGGGACGGCGTCGCTGAACTACTTCACGTTCAGGGATCTCATCAAGAATTTCTTCCCCGTGCGCATGTTTGTCGAAAACGTGTCGTACATCATGAACAAGGACCTCTTCGAGGAGATGCCCGAGGAATACAGCCGGATCATCCTGGAAGCCTGCCAGAAACAGGCGAGCAAGAGCATTGTGGAGGCCAGGAAGCAGGAGGAGAAGTATCAGAGGAAGCTGGCCGAGGAGCACGACGTGGTCATACACGATGTCTCCCAGGAGGAGATCGATGCTCTGGCCGCTCACGTCCGGAAGGTTTCCTGGCCCAAGTTCTCGAAGATGTTCGGCGAAGAGGTGATCGAGGGGCTTCTCGAAGACGTGCAGCAGTAG
- a CDS encoding aspartate/glutamate racemase family protein — translation MEERSRGHREYGFLGSRGELDRTFAIRKGQVISGYTVGIMLLDVWYPIIPGNVVNAWTYDFPVRLKAVPGADQKRMHSGDPALLDDLVATGRELEMEGCRVVCGACGYFGHFQSQVREALNVPVYLSSLVQIPWIKAGIRREQKIGLICADKPSLTPDLWESCGVEPKDCRIEEIPRGGEFSAILHSDKGYFDNRKVREEVVATARQLVADHDDIGAILLECSDMPPYAADVQRAVNLPVFDFVTMIRYANSAVAQRPYYGFV, via the coding sequence ATGGAGGAGCGGTCCCGGGGGCACCGGGAGTACGGCTTTCTCGGTTCGCGGGGGGAGCTGGACAGGACCTTCGCTATCAGGAAGGGACAGGTGATCTCCGGCTACACGGTGGGCATCATGTTGCTGGATGTCTGGTATCCCATCATTCCGGGGAACGTGGTCAACGCATGGACCTACGACTTCCCGGTCCGGTTGAAGGCGGTGCCGGGGGCGGACCAGAAACGGATGCACAGCGGCGATCCCGCGCTGCTTGATGATCTCGTGGCTACGGGGAGGGAGCTGGAGATGGAGGGGTGCCGTGTGGTCTGCGGAGCCTGCGGCTACTTCGGCCACTTCCAGAGTCAGGTTCGGGAGGCCTTGAACGTTCCGGTCTATCTCTCCAGTCTCGTGCAGATCCCCTGGATCAAGGCGGGGATCCGCAGGGAGCAGAAGATCGGTCTCATCTGTGCGGACAAACCGTCGCTGACCCCGGATCTCTGGGAGAGCTGCGGCGTAGAACCGAAGGACTGCCGCATCGAGGAGATCCCGCGAGGAGGTGAGTTCAGCGCCATACTGCACAGCGATAAAGGGTATTTTGACAATCGAAAGGTGAGGGAAGAGGTGGTGGCCACGGCACGACAGCTCGTTGCGGATCATGACGACATAGGCGCCATCCTGCTGGAGTGTTCCGATATGCCACCCTACGCTGCGGATGTACAACGGGCCGTCAATCTCCCGGTCTTCGACTTCGTCACCATGATCAGATACGCAAACAGTGCCGTTGCACAGCGACCGTACTATGGATTTGTGTGA